Proteins from one Mesorhizobium shangrilense genomic window:
- a CDS encoding outer membrane protein: MFNTARRALFAALFAGVAGPVFAADMPEPVVEQAPPPVYEQPAPEYGGWYIRGDVDYHWSKFGGADYTTYNAGSPQFPGSFDTGSLKSAFSAGAGVGYQINQHFRTDLTADWLSSSSFQGSTSGFCNTPNPNTPCVSTDTSSYSALLLLANAYVDIGTWHGVTPYVGAGIGGAWVKWDTLHNSDADGDFYHNGGKGWRFAYALMAGASYCLTDRVKLDVGYRYSHINGGKMFDYASDSNVGPGYDRGISVNEVRGGLRYQFGKSDCAPPPEPYVPEPEPVYTK; this comes from the coding sequence ATGTTCAATACAGCAAGAAGGGCCTTGTTTGCCGCGCTGTTCGCGGGCGTGGCCGGGCCGGTGTTCGCCGCCGATATGCCGGAGCCGGTGGTCGAGCAGGCACCGCCACCGGTCTATGAGCAGCCGGCTCCGGAATATGGCGGCTGGTATATTCGCGGCGACGTCGACTATCACTGGTCGAAGTTCGGCGGCGCCGATTACACCACTTACAATGCAGGGTCGCCCCAGTTTCCCGGCTCCTTTGACACCGGTTCGCTCAAAAGCGCCTTCTCGGCCGGTGCCGGCGTCGGCTACCAGATCAACCAGCATTTCCGCACGGATCTCACTGCGGACTGGCTGAGCAGTTCCAGCTTCCAAGGTTCAACCAGCGGGTTCTGCAATACGCCCAATCCCAATACGCCTTGCGTTTCAACCGACACCTCGTCCTATTCGGCATTGCTGCTTCTGGCCAACGCCTATGTCGATATCGGCACCTGGCACGGCGTGACGCCCTATGTCGGCGCCGGCATCGGCGGCGCCTGGGTCAAGTGGGATACGCTGCACAACAGCGACGCCGATGGCGACTTCTACCACAACGGCGGCAAGGGATGGCGCTTCGCCTACGCCCTCATGGCCGGCGCGTCCTACTGCCTGACCGATCGAGTCAAGCTCGATGTCGGTTACCGCTACAGCCATATCAACGGTGGCAAGATGTTCGACTATGCGTCGGACAGCAATGTTGGACCCGGCTACGATCGCGGCATCAGCGTCAACGAAGTGCGCGGCGGCCTGCGCTACCAGTTCGGCAAGTCGGACTGCGCTCCTCCGCCGGAGCCCTATGTTCCCGAGCCGGAGCCAGTCTACACCAAGTAA
- a CDS encoding outer membrane protein: MTFKSLTALALAAVLLPLSPVHAADYDPPIYVDQAPDYQPVEVGSGWYLRGDVGYAINKPYEFSETPAGFSTNTQGFSGSVGMGYHFNDYLRGELNFGMLPTSSFDNAFVTTCARTQTTTVVNSASVVTSQTSALESPVASCNGSNNGQNRAFDGMASAFVDLGTYVGLTPYVGGGVGIAYTSYSLTQNARKCVNGNPVSTTDLSGNTTTITTTCLDPSNYAGTSSSEKQFSVTYSLDAGFAYQVSKNLSLDLGYQYVALPSAKYVSFDSAGTPSINKGLSYQTVKLGLRYDLW, from the coding sequence ATGACCTTCAAATCGCTGACAGCGCTGGCGCTTGCCGCAGTCCTCTTGCCGCTGTCGCCCGTGCACGCGGCCGATTACGATCCGCCGATCTATGTCGACCAGGCGCCGGACTATCAGCCGGTCGAGGTCGGCTCCGGGTGGTACCTGCGCGGCGACGTCGGCTATGCGATCAACAAGCCCTATGAATTCTCAGAGACGCCGGCAGGCTTCTCCACCAATACCCAGGGTTTCTCCGGTTCGGTCGGCATGGGGTATCACTTCAACGACTATCTGCGCGGCGAGTTGAATTTCGGCATGCTTCCGACAAGCTCGTTTGATAACGCCTTCGTTACCACGTGCGCCCGGACCCAAACGACGACGGTTGTCAATTCAGCGAGCGTCGTTACCAGCCAGACTTCGGCACTAGAGTCTCCCGTGGCGTCATGCAATGGCTCCAACAACGGCCAGAATCGGGCCTTCGATGGCATGGCCAGCGCCTTCGTCGATCTTGGAACCTATGTCGGCCTTACACCCTATGTCGGTGGTGGCGTTGGGATCGCCTACACCTCATACAGTCTAACCCAAAATGCTCGCAAGTGCGTCAACGGCAACCCAGTCTCCACAACAGACCTTAGCGGCAATACAACGACAATAACCACAACCTGTCTGGATCCGAGCAATTATGCAGGTACGTCCTCCAGCGAAAAGCAGTTCAGCGTGACCTATTCACTGGATGCGGGTTTCGCTTACCAGGTCAGCAAGAACCTTTCGCTCGATCTTGGCTACCAATATGTGGCGTTGCCATCCGCGAAGTATGTGTCCTTTGACAGTGCCGGCACCCCTTCCATCAACAAGGGCCTCAGCTATCAGACGGTCAAACTCGGATTGCGTTACGACCTCTGGTAG
- a CDS encoding helix-turn-helix domain-containing protein, protein MHLSTNLVQSDLRTEYWREITRPFFETTQHPEDSNSTLEGSLTSRAIGSLLIGPTSFNQQQYRRDRRIVLQGGLDQYLVQLFITGTLEGDCDGQSISVGPGDICAFDLARNFESRVHQGATISIMLPRARVDKAAGGRSLHGVVLKTGAPVTRLLADFIVSLSDVSAEMERADALAMEEAAIDLLASGLARHVPYGATGDPALAQVLRRRVLDFIDANLTEPELGPALLMRRFRVSRAHLYRVFAVDGGVAKVVKERRLDAACRELMHIGGSARSIIEIAHGLGFSSSSQFLRAFRARFDMTPSDVRQQRGEPTDQRLAHMQAHFAEYAQQLGLANRLE, encoded by the coding sequence TTGCACCTCTCGACGAATCTCGTTCAATCGGATCTGCGCACCGAGTATTGGCGCGAGATCACGCGGCCGTTCTTCGAGACCACGCAGCATCCGGAAGACAGCAATTCCACGCTCGAAGGCTCGCTGACGTCGCGGGCGATAGGCTCGCTGTTGATCGGACCGACCAGCTTCAACCAGCAGCAATATCGCCGCGACCGGCGCATCGTCCTGCAAGGTGGGCTCGATCAATATCTGGTCCAGCTTTTCATCACTGGCACGCTTGAAGGCGACTGCGACGGCCAGTCGATTTCGGTTGGGCCCGGCGACATCTGCGCCTTCGATCTCGCTCGGAATTTCGAAAGCCGCGTGCATCAGGGTGCGACCATATCCATCATGCTCCCCCGCGCACGGGTGGACAAGGCAGCGGGTGGGCGCAGCCTTCACGGCGTGGTGCTCAAGACCGGCGCTCCCGTCACGCGGCTGCTGGCGGATTTCATCGTCAGCCTCTCGGATGTGTCGGCGGAAATGGAACGCGCCGACGCGCTGGCCATGGAGGAAGCGGCAATTGATCTGCTGGCTTCCGGTCTGGCGCGCCACGTGCCCTACGGAGCGACAGGCGATCCTGCCCTCGCACAAGTGCTGCGCCGGCGCGTACTGGATTTCATCGATGCCAACCTGACTGAGCCGGAGCTTGGGCCGGCGCTGCTCATGCGCCGATTCAGGGTTTCACGTGCCCATCTCTATCGGGTGTTTGCCGTCGATGGTGGCGTTGCCAAGGTCGTGAAGGAACGGCGGCTGGACGCGGCGTGCCGGGAACTCATGCATATCGGCGGCTCGGCGCGCTCGATCATCGAGATCGCCCATGGGCTGGGCTTTTCCAGCAGCAGCCAGTTCCTGCGCGCCTTCCGTGCCCGCTTCGACATGACGCCAAGCGACGTTCGGCAGCAGAGGGGAGAACCTACCGATCAACGGCTCGCGCATATGCAGGCACACTTTGCCGAATACGCGCAACAGCTTGGTTTGGCGAACCGGCTGGAATAG
- a CDS encoding autotransporter outer membrane beta-barrel domain-containing protein, translating into MFVLSAAGAAPALAADRHYTSVGNTDVSTPPGGFNNGSTAINQNDRAIYDIAGTGQSYISTSRQVGQLVFLAPYSGSGFVPHPNLPAPNNVFTIYGLDGVGVDNQVNQRINLPAGLALAGAQEWRISSESGSIGLLPSGSRNIVLNLGGNMLTLNAVNAANKFILSNPISGTGGLIVKGAGTTYLTAANTYSGGTFLNGGTISVGADNNLGASTGGLSFDGGTLELTSSFTSSRAITLASGGGTIDTQANTNVLSGAISGSGGLTKIGDGVLNLAGVASHTGATTIQSGTLGLVGAGSLADSKRVIVDSTFDISAITAAGTNIRSLAGTSVVALGAKTLTLTDADDIFAGTVEGTGGLALSGGTQVLTGANTYSGGTTITGGTLYLGNGGALGSVVGNIANDGTLVFNRSDDISFGGVISGNGTVEHDGPGMTTLTGDSSGYLGSTNVNAGILSVNGKLGGSMDVLGGRLQGTGTVGTTTNHLGGVIAPGNSIGTLTVAGNYTGNGGALEIETVLGNDSSATDLLHITGNSILGTGATQVHVFNVGGLGAQTTADGIRIVQVDGTSAADAFVLNGPAIGGAYSYKLFQNGLADTTDGDWYLRAASLAPTTPVYQNYPQVLLGMIALPTLEQRVGDRRHAALDGEAETGQQAIWTRIEGAHSHVEANASSADASYDVDTALVQAGIDGQLSETAAGRLVAGLTAQYSRANADIFSGLGDGGNTTDSYGIGATLTWYGENGFYVDGQAQAAILRSDMDAAGIGKIGDGIHGSGYALSLEAGRKIGLDGAWSLTPQAQLAYASVDFDAFTDPFGANVSLRRGDSLKGRLGAALNYDAQATGSHVYGIANLTYEFLDGTSVAVSGVDMSFEPQRFGAELGLGGTYKWAGGKYALYGEALASTSFEGSHALKGTAGLTVRF; encoded by the coding sequence ATGTTTGTCCTGTCGGCCGCCGGCGCTGCGCCGGCACTGGCCGCCGACAGGCACTACACCTCTGTTGGCAACACGGATGTGAGCACCCCCCCCGGCGGATTCAACAACGGAAGTACCGCCATCAACCAGAATGACAGGGCAATTTACGACATTGCCGGAACCGGGCAGTCATACATCTCGACCAGCCGGCAGGTCGGCCAACTGGTCTTTCTGGCGCCCTATTCCGGCTCGGGCTTTGTGCCGCACCCAAACCTTCCCGCCCCCAACAACGTCTTCACCATTTACGGGCTCGACGGCGTGGGCGTCGACAACCAGGTGAACCAGCGGATCAACCTGCCAGCCGGGCTTGCGCTTGCCGGCGCCCAGGAGTGGCGCATCAGCAGTGAAAGCGGCAGCATAGGCCTGTTGCCTTCAGGTTCGCGCAACATCGTGCTGAATCTGGGTGGCAACATGCTGACGCTGAACGCGGTCAATGCAGCCAACAAATTCATCCTGAGCAATCCAATCTCTGGAACCGGCGGGCTGATCGTCAAAGGCGCCGGCACGACCTATCTGACGGCGGCCAACACCTATTCGGGCGGAACATTCCTGAATGGCGGCACCATTTCGGTCGGCGCCGACAACAATCTCGGCGCATCGACCGGCGGCTTGTCCTTCGATGGCGGCACGCTTGAATTGACGTCATCTTTCACGTCGTCGCGCGCAATCACGCTGGCGTCCGGTGGCGGGACGATCGACACGCAGGCCAACACCAATGTGCTTTCAGGCGCCATTTCGGGCAGCGGCGGGCTGACCAAGATCGGCGACGGTGTCCTCAATCTGGCGGGTGTCGCGAGCCATACCGGCGCCACGACGATCCAATCCGGCACGTTGGGCCTTGTCGGTGCGGGCAGCCTGGCTGATTCCAAACGGGTCATCGTGGACAGCACGTTTGACATTTCCGCCATCACGGCGGCCGGCACGAACATCCGTTCGCTCGCTGGCACGAGTGTTGTCGCGCTTGGCGCAAAGACACTGACTCTCACAGATGCCGACGACATATTCGCTGGCACCGTCGAGGGCACAGGCGGTCTGGCGCTCAGCGGCGGAACCCAGGTGCTGACCGGTGCAAACACCTATTCGGGTGGCACCACCATCACGGGAGGCACTCTTTACCTCGGCAATGGCGGCGCCTTGGGCAGCGTCGTGGGCAACATCGCCAATGACGGCACGCTTGTGTTCAATCGGTCCGATGACATTTCCTTTGGCGGCGTTATTTCGGGCAATGGCACTGTTGAGCACGATGGCCCGGGCATGACGACGTTGACCGGCGACAGTTCCGGATACTTAGGGTCGACCAATGTAAACGCCGGCATTCTTTCGGTGAACGGCAAGCTTGGTGGCTCGATGGACGTGCTGGGCGGACGCCTGCAGGGCACCGGCACCGTCGGCACCACCACCAACCACCTCGGCGGCGTCATCGCGCCGGGCAATTCCATCGGCACGCTAACCGTTGCCGGCAACTACACCGGCAATGGCGGGGCGCTGGAGATCGAGACGGTGCTCGGCAACGATAGCTCGGCCACCGACCTGCTGCACATCACCGGCAACAGCATCCTGGGCACCGGCGCAACCCAGGTGCACGTCTTCAACGTCGGCGGCCTGGGTGCGCAAACAACGGCCGACGGCATCAGGATCGTCCAGGTCGACGGCACCTCGGCGGCCGATGCCTTCGTCCTCAACGGCCCGGCGATCGGCGGTGCCTACAGCTACAAGCTGTTCCAGAACGGCCTCGCCGATACGACTGACGGCGACTGGTATCTGCGCGCCGCCAGCCTGGCGCCGACGACACCCGTTTACCAGAATTACCCGCAGGTGCTGCTCGGGATGATCGCGCTGCCGACGCTCGAACAGCGCGTCGGCGACCGCCGCCATGCCGCGCTCGATGGCGAAGCCGAGACGGGCCAGCAGGCCATCTGGACCCGCATCGAAGGCGCGCACAGCCATGTCGAGGCCAATGCGTCCAGCGCTGATGCTTCCTATGACGTCGACACGGCACTGGTGCAGGCCGGCATCGACGGTCAGCTTTCCGAAACGGCGGCCGGCAGGCTGGTCGCCGGCCTAACGGCGCAATATTCGCGCGCCAACGCCGACATCTTCTCCGGCCTGGGCGACGGCGGCAACACCACCGACAGCTACGGCATCGGCGCCACGCTGACCTGGTATGGCGAGAACGGCTTTTATGTCGATGGCCAGGCGCAGGCGGCGATCCTGCGCAGCGACATGGACGCCGCCGGCATCGGCAAGATCGGCGACGGCATCCATGGCAGCGGCTATGCGCTCAGCCTGGAGGCGGGACGCAAGATCGGGCTCGACGGCGCCTGGTCGCTGACCCCGCAGGCGCAGCTTGCCTACGCCTCTGTCGATTTCGATGCGTTCACCGATCCGTTCGGCGCCAATGTGTCGCTGCGTAGGGGTGACAGCCTCAAGGGCCGGCTGGGTGCCGCGCTGAATTACGACGCCCAGGCCACCGGAAGCCATGTCTATGGCATCGCCAACCTGACTTACGAGTTCCTCGACGGCACCTCGGTCGCCGTCTCGGGGGTCGACATGTCGTTCGAGCCGCAGCGCTTCGGCGCCGAACTCGGCCTGGGCGGCACCTACAAATGGGCCGGCGGCAAATATGCCCTGTATGGCGAGGCGCTGGCCTCGACCAGCTTCGAAGGCAGCCATGCGCTGAAGGGCACCGCGGGGCTGACCGTAAGGTTCTAG
- a CDS encoding phosphoserine transaminase codes for MTTPTKPGLRPANPNFSSGPCAKRPGWSVEALKNAALGRSHRAKIGKTKLEQAIELTREILQVPVDYRIGIVPASDTGAVEMALWSLLGERGVDMVAWESFGSGWVTDVVKQLKLADVRKIEAGYGQLPDLTKIDFDRDVVFTWNGTTSGVRVPNGDFIPADRKGLTICDATSAAFAQRLDFHKLDVVTFSWQKVLGGEGAHGMLILSPRAVARLESYKPAWPLPKIFRLTSGGKLIEGIFKGETINTPSMLCVEDYLDALNWAKSIGGLDALVARADANAAVLDSFVAKSSWLGHLAVEPATRSNTSVCLSFTDPDVSALDADGQAAFAKGLVSVLDKEGVAYDIGAYRDAPPGLRIWCGATVETSDLEALLAWLDWAFAAQKASLKAAA; via the coding sequence ATGACGACACCTACTAAGCCCGGACTCCGTCCGGCAAATCCCAATTTTTCTTCAGGTCCCTGCGCAAAACGTCCTGGCTGGTCGGTCGAGGCGCTGAAGAATGCCGCGCTCGGTCGTTCCCACCGCGCCAAGATCGGCAAGACCAAGCTCGAACAGGCGATCGAGCTGACGCGGGAAATTCTCCAGGTCCCAGTGGATTACCGCATCGGCATCGTGCCGGCGTCGGACACGGGTGCTGTCGAGATGGCGCTGTGGTCGCTGCTCGGCGAGCGCGGCGTCGACATGGTCGCCTGGGAGAGCTTTGGCTCCGGCTGGGTCACCGACGTGGTCAAGCAGCTGAAGCTTGCCGATGTTCGCAAGATCGAGGCCGGCTACGGCCAGTTGCCGGATCTTACCAAGATCGATTTCGATCGCGACGTGGTTTTCACCTGGAACGGCACCACGTCGGGCGTGCGCGTGCCGAACGGCGATTTCATCCCGGCCGACCGCAAGGGCCTGACCATCTGCGACGCCACCTCCGCGGCCTTCGCTCAAAGGCTCGATTTCCACAAACTCGACGTCGTCACCTTCTCCTGGCAGAAAGTGCTGGGCGGCGAGGGCGCGCACGGTATGCTGATCCTCAGCCCGCGCGCCGTCGCGCGGCTTGAGAGTTACAAGCCGGCCTGGCCGCTGCCAAAGATCTTCCGCCTGACCTCGGGCGGCAAGCTCATCGAAGGCATATTCAAGGGCGAGACCATCAACACGCCGTCGATGCTGTGCGTCGAGGACTATCTCGACGCGCTCAACTGGGCGAAGTCGATCGGCGGTCTCGATGCGCTGGTCGCCAGGGCGGATGCCAATGCCGCCGTTCTGGACAGCTTCGTCGCCAAGTCCTCTTGGCTCGGCCATCTCGCCGTCGAGCCGGCGACACGGTCGAACACCTCGGTCTGCTTGTCCTTCACCGATCCGGACGTGTCGGCGCTCGACGCCGACGGACAGGCGGCCTTCGCCAAGGGGCTGGTCTCGGTGCTCGACAAGGAAGGCGTCGCCTATGACATCGGCGCCTATCGCGATGCACCGCCCGGCCTGCGCATCTGGTGCGGCGCGACGGTCGAGACGTCCGATCTCGAAGCCTTGCTGGCCTGGCTCGACTGGGCCTTTGCCGCCCAGAAGGCGTCGCTGAAAGCGGCAGCCTGA
- the serA gene encoding phosphoglycerate dehydrogenase yields MAPRVLVSDKLSTTAVQIFKDRGVEVDYLPDLGKDKEKLLEVIGQYDGLAIRSATKVTEKLINAATNLKVIGRAGIGVDNVDIPAASRKGIIVMNTPFGNSITTAEHAVAMIFALARQIPEANASTHAGRWEKNRFMGVEITGKTLGVIGCGNIGSIVATRGVGLKMHVIAFDPFLSDKRAEELGVDKVELDELFARADFITLHTPLTDKTRNIIDAAAIAKMKNGVRIINCARGGLIVEADLIAGLKSGKVAGAGIDVFEVEPAEQNALFGMENVVATPHLGASTAEAQENVALQVAEQMADYLIKGAVSNAINMPSITAEEAPRLKPFVKLAEVLGAFVGQVTEDPIKEVEILFDGSTTTMNTRALISATLAGLIRPQVADVNMVSAPIMVKERGIIVAEVKRDKSGVFDGYIKLTVKTEHMTRSIAGTCFSDGKPRFIQIKGINLDAEVGQHMLYTTNADAPGIIGLLGTVCGENGVNIANFQLGRNRPGGDAIALLYLDAPFPEKVLEQVKAHKSIDSAKRLQFDVGAM; encoded by the coding sequence ATGGCGCCCCGTGTTCTCGTCTCAGACAAACTCTCCACCACCGCCGTGCAGATCTTCAAGGATCGCGGCGTCGAGGTCGACTATCTGCCCGATCTCGGCAAGGACAAGGAAAAGCTGCTCGAAGTCATCGGCCAATATGACGGCCTCGCCATCCGCTCGGCGACCAAGGTCACAGAGAAGCTGATCAACGCCGCTACCAACCTGAAGGTCATCGGCCGCGCCGGCATCGGCGTCGACAATGTCGATATCCCGGCGGCGAGCCGCAAGGGTATCATCGTGATGAACACGCCGTTCGGCAATTCGATCACCACCGCCGAACACGCGGTGGCGATGATCTTCGCACTCGCCCGCCAGATTCCGGAAGCCAATGCCTCGACCCATGCCGGCAGGTGGGAAAAGAACCGCTTCATGGGTGTCGAGATCACCGGCAAGACGCTGGGCGTCATCGGCTGCGGTAATATCGGCTCGATCGTCGCCACACGCGGCGTCGGCCTCAAGATGCATGTCATCGCCTTCGATCCGTTCCTGTCGGACAAGCGCGCCGAGGAACTCGGCGTCGACAAGGTCGAACTGGACGAGCTCTTCGCCCGCGCGGACTTCATCACGCTGCACACGCCGCTGACCGACAAGACGCGCAACATCATCGATGCCGCGGCGATCGCCAAGATGAAGAACGGCGTGCGCATCATCAACTGCGCGCGTGGCGGGCTGATCGTCGAGGCTGACCTGATTGCGGGGCTGAAGAGCGGCAAGGTTGCGGGCGCCGGCATCGACGTGTTCGAGGTGGAACCGGCCGAGCAGAACGCCCTGTTCGGCATGGAGAATGTGGTGGCGACACCGCATCTCGGCGCCTCGACCGCGGAAGCGCAAGAGAATGTCGCGCTGCAGGTCGCCGAGCAGATGGCCGACTACCTGATCAAGGGCGCCGTCTCCAACGCCATCAACATGCCGTCGATCACGGCGGAAGAAGCGCCGCGGCTGAAGCCGTTCGTCAAGCTCGCCGAAGTGCTCGGTGCCTTTGTCGGCCAGGTCACCGAGGATCCGATCAAGGAGGTCGAGATCCTGTTCGACGGCTCGACCACGACGATGAACACGCGCGCGCTGATCAGCGCCACGCTTGCCGGGCTGATCCGGCCGCAGGTCGCCGATGTCAACATGGTCTCGGCGCCGATCATGGTGAAGGAGCGCGGCATCATCGTCGCCGAGGTCAAGCGCGACAAATCCGGCGTGTTCGACGGCTACATCAAGCTCACCGTCAAGACCGAGCACATGACGCGCTCGATCGCCGGCACCTGCTTCTCCGACGGCAAACCACGCTTCATCCAGATCAAGGGCATCAATCTCGACGCCGAGGTCGGCCAGCACATGCTCTACACAACCAATGCCGATGCGCCCGGCATCATCGGCCTGCTCGGCACGGTGTGCGGTGAGAACGGCGTCAACATCGCCAACTTCCAGCTCGGCCGCAACCGGCCGGGCGGCGACGCCATCGCGCTGCTCTATCTCGATGCGCCGTTCCCGGAAAAGGTGCTGGAGCAGGTCAAGGCGCACAAGTCGATCGACTCGGCCAAGCGGCTGCAGTTCGATGTCGGTGCGATGTGA
- a CDS encoding DMT family transporter gives MHRSAYIFLLLTTLLWGGNSVAGKLAVGHVSPMTLVFLRWVLAVAILLPIGWRTIREDWPMVRRHWFVLAALGASGFTLFNTIFYTALNYTTAINVSIEQAAMPILIMTANFVFFRLRVNWAQIAGVVLTIVGVILTACHGDPRRLLTLELNFGDAIMLVAVFLYSGYSVGLRLKPVMRWQSLMLSLSVAALVTSLPFFLWEVAAGKVIVPDAHGWAVIVYTAIGASVISQMTYIRGNELIGANRAGLFINLVPIFGTLLSVLIVGERFQLYQALALVLVLGGIGLAEYSGRKAARLPSGSRLFAGKQKGADGAAPFEPLS, from the coding sequence ATGCATCGAAGCGCCTACATATTCCTGCTGCTCACCACCTTGCTGTGGGGCGGGAACTCCGTGGCCGGCAAGCTCGCGGTCGGCCACGTCTCGCCGATGACGCTCGTCTTCCTGCGCTGGGTGCTGGCGGTAGCGATTCTGCTGCCGATCGGCTGGCGCACGATACGAGAGGATTGGCCGATGGTGCGAAGACACTGGTTCGTCCTGGCCGCCCTCGGCGCCAGCGGCTTCACCTTGTTCAACACGATCTTCTACACTGCCCTCAACTACACGACGGCGATCAACGTCTCGATCGAGCAGGCGGCAATGCCGATCCTGATCATGACAGCCAATTTCGTTTTCTTCCGCCTGCGCGTGAACTGGGCGCAGATTGCCGGTGTCGTGCTGACCATCGTCGGCGTCATCCTGACCGCCTGCCATGGCGACCCGCGCCGGCTGCTGACGCTGGAGCTTAATTTCGGCGACGCGATCATGCTGGTCGCCGTGTTCCTCTACAGCGGCTACTCGGTTGGCTTGCGGCTGAAGCCGGTGATGCGCTGGCAGAGCCTGATGCTTTCGCTGTCGGTCGCCGCACTCGTCACCTCGCTGCCCTTCTTCCTCTGGGAAGTGGCCGCCGGCAAGGTCATCGTGCCCGACGCGCATGGCTGGGCGGTCATTGTCTACACCGCGATCGGCGCCTCGGTCATCTCGCAGATGACCTACATCCGGGGCAACGAGCTGATCGGCGCCAACCGCGCCGGCCTGTTCATCAACCTGGTGCCGATCTTCGGCACGCTGCTTTCGGTGCTGATCGTCGGCGAGAGATTCCAGCTCTATCAGGCGCTGGCGCTTGTGCTCGTGCTGGGCGGCATCGGGCTCGCCGAATATAGTGGACGCAAAGCGGCACGGCTTCCAAGCGGCAGCCGCCTGTTTGCCGGAAAGCAAAAAGGCGCGGACGGCGCCGCGCCTTTCGAGCCTTTATCGTAG
- a CDS encoding adenylosuccinate synthase → MANVVVVGSQWGDEGKGKIVDWLSERADVVVRFQGGHNAGHTLVVDGKVYKLSLLPSGVVRQGKLSIIGNGVVFDPHAFVAEVAKLKAQGVEVAPDRLKIAENTALILSLHRELDGFREDAASNSGTKIGTTRRGIGPAYEDKVGRRAVRVMDLADLETLPLKVDRLLTHHNALRRGLGHAEVTHEAIMQELTSVAHEILPYMDRVWKILDDKRRAGERILFEGAQGTLLDIDHGTYPFVTSSNTVAGQAAAGSGVGPGAIGYVLGITKAYTTRVGEGPFPTEQKNEIGEFLGTRGHEFGVVTGRKRRCGWFDAVLVRQAVAVNGIKGIALTKLDVLDGLDEIKVCTGYRLDGEMIDYLPASQGAQARVEPVYETLEGWKGTTAGARSWNDLPAQAVKYVRYIEELIGAPVALLSTSPERDDTILVTDPFQD, encoded by the coding sequence ATGGCCAATGTGGTGGTCGTCGGCTCGCAGTGGGGTGACGAAGGCAAGGGCAAGATCGTCGACTGGCTGTCGGAGCGCGCCGATGTGGTGGTGCGCTTCCAGGGTGGCCACAATGCCGGCCACACGCTGGTTGTCGACGGCAAGGTCTACAAGCTGTCGCTGCTGCCGTCGGGCGTCGTGCGCCAGGGCAAGCTGTCGATCATCGGCAATGGCGTCGTTTTCGACCCGCACGCTTTCGTCGCCGAAGTGGCGAAGTTGAAGGCACAAGGTGTCGAGGTGGCGCCGGATCGCCTGAAAATAGCCGAAAACACCGCGCTAATCCTGTCACTGCATCGGGAACTGGACGGCTTCCGCGAAGACGCGGCCTCCAATTCCGGGACAAAGATTGGCACGACCCGCCGCGGCATCGGCCCCGCCTATGAAGACAAGGTGGGCCGGCGCGCCGTCAGGGTGATGGATTTGGCGGATTTGGAAACACTGCCCCTGAAGGTCGACAGGCTGCTGACGCATCACAATGCGCTGCGTCGGGGGCTCGGCCATGCCGAGGTCACGCATGAGGCGATCATGCAGGAGCTGACCTCGGTCGCGCACGAGATCCTGCCCTATATGGACCGGGTCTGGAAGATACTCGATGACAAGCGCCGTGCCGGCGAGCGCATCCTGTTCGAAGGCGCGCAGGGCACGCTGCTCGACATCGACCACGGCACCTATCCCTTCGTCACCTCGTCCAACACCGTCGCCGGGCAGGCGGCTGCTGGCTCCGGCGTCGGCCCAGGCGCGATCGGCTATGTCTTGGGCATCACCAAGGCCTACACGACGCGCGTCGGCGAAGGACCATTTCCGACCGAGCAGAAGAACGAGATCGGCGAATTCCTCGGCACGCGAGGCCATGAATTCGGTGTCGTCACCGGGCGCAAGCGGCGCTGCGGCTGGTTCGACGCCGTGCTGGTGCGCCAGGCTGTTGCCGTCAACGGCATCAAGGGTATCGCGCTGACCAAGCTCGACGTGCTCGACGGGTTGGACGAGATCAAGGTCTGCACCGGCTACCGCCTCGACGGCGAGATGATCGACTATCTGCCGGCCAGCCAGGGCGCGCAGGCGCGTGTCGAGCCGGTCTACGAAACGCTGGAGGGGTGGAAAGGCACCACCGCCGGCGCACGCAGCTGGAACGACCTGCCAGCCCAGGCGGTCAAGTATGTCCGTTATATCGAGGAGTTGATCGGCGCGCCGGTCGCACTGCTCTCTACCAGCCCGGAACGCGACGACACGATACTTGTGACCGATCCGTTTCAAGACTAG
- a CDS encoding CcdB family protein: MARYDVYRNVGGHGYLLDVQSDLLERLDTRVVVPLIPPDVAPVPARRLNPTFAIDGKDHVMVTQFLSALTASELPVPEGNLSRHHDDIVVALDMLLQGF; this comes from the coding sequence ATGGCACGCTACGACGTCTATCGGAATGTCGGTGGCCACGGCTATCTTCTTGACGTTCAGTCCGATCTCCTCGAACGTCTGGATACAAGGGTTGTGGTTCCGCTGATACCGCCCGATGTAGCTCCGGTACCGGCCCGACGACTAAACCCGACCTTCGCTATCGATGGCAAAGATCACGTGATGGTCACGCAATTCCTGTCAGCATTGACCGCCTCTGAGTTGCCTGTCCCTGAAGGAAATCTTTCCAGGCACCACGACGACATCGTCGTGGCACTCGACATGCTGCTTCAAGGCTTCTGA